A single genomic interval of Helianthus annuus cultivar XRQ/B chromosome 6, HanXRQr2.0-SUNRISE, whole genome shotgun sequence harbors:
- the LOC118479604 gene encoding uncharacterized protein LOC118479604 → MEYYKLLSRREEEAAQMRAEAEKLVRAARAELEKTLSNERKTWKESWAKQNENLFRAHQELANLKAANAALTKEKAAAEAAAGRVKEDEACNAKALEEAKKAGARFANALNEANADRTRLNQTVVSLQAEVQTREAKLADITARVTVAEERANEVVEARDALTSSFNQLEADREWMRSHGIAHIVKAIMDAPETTIGIDLIKQRARDAGFKAGYNRCIGHINVLSQGGYTNERSGFRDVDTEALLEAAVASFYDMSFSSVEKLDECLDAVDYVDRLRMLYTDAE, encoded by the exons ATGGAGTACTATAAGTTGTTGAGTCGGAGGGAGGAAGAAGCTGCACAGATGCGGGCTGAGGCGGAGAAGTTGGTTAGAGCTGCTCGGGcag AATTGGAAAAAACActttccaatgagcgcaagacatggaaagaatcttgggctaAACAGAATGAAAATCTGTTTCGTGCTCACCAGGAGTTGGCCAATCTGAAGGCAGCAAATGCTGCTTTGACCAAAGAGAAGGCTGCGGCCGAGGCGGCTGCAGGCAGGGTTAAGGAGGATGAGGCCTGTAACGcgaaggctcttgaagaggccaagaaggCGGGGGCTCGTTTTGCCAATGCCCTTAATGAAGCGAATGCTGACCGCACTCGCTTAAACCAGACCGTTGTGAGCCTACAG GCTGAGGTTCAGACTCGTGAGGCCAAGCTTGCAGACATTACTGCCCGAGTGACTGTAGCGGAAGAGCGGGCTAACGAGGTTGTCGAGGCCAGGGACGCCCTAACCTCGtcgtttaaccagcttgaggctgaccgtgagtggatgcggagtcacggtattgcacat ATTGTTAAAGCTATTATGGACGCGCCTGAGACCACAATTGGTATAGACTTGATTAAGCAGCGTGCCCGTgatgctggttttaaagctggttataaccgttGTATCGGCCATATAAACGTTTTGTCTCAAGGCGGTTACACTAATGAACGATCCGGGTTTCGTGATGTGGACACCGAAGCGCTTCTTGAGGCGGCCGTTGCATCATTTTATGACATGTCTTTCTCTTCTGTTGAGAAGCTTGATGAATGCTTAGATGCAGTGGACTATgtagaccggttgcggatgctaTATACCGACGCGGAATAG